One Deltaproteobacteria bacterium DNA segment encodes these proteins:
- a CDS encoding AIPR family protein, protein MSNNKIILNGCLDQFKTNNELTTNDSKTFELFSLTEITKSFDLTFEDIDNSIVDGGNDGGIDSIIVLADDIYQETVEDLEDIAFSHKTGLTIIISQCKKENSFKESAIDKLITTLPELFNLEKSEDALLVRFNSDIVEKGLLARDAWKKCSISGGKLKVIFKYCCNAESIEVNGAYESKIEQLKELANNLFIGAETDYVNYSCQELLKLYQTHRNQRLSLTFKESPLSTNYADFGIGYVGTVNLSDYKLFLTDEDGTIRDDLFESNIRHFQGMVDVNKKIKKTIINPDQKDFWWLNNGITIIANNPTQVGKTLSIDNVQIVNGLQTSYSIYNNHKGDTDDIRSVLVKVIINEDKETIDHIIASTNSQNPVSAALLRATDDVQRDIELFFLNLGYFYDRRKNYYKNQGKAANRIFSIQTAAQSIESIIYGNPHTARSKPTSLIKDDSTYDRIFDSSKSFNSYLNCCLILKKTNEFWGNLTDTALKTIIANFKLHLSRIATSFILGKSSYTIDELETTDLKTYDEELFGQTVMLLIDAINAYQETNQGANLINMAKARGLTNGITAKLSHKFQ, encoded by the coding sequence ATGAGCAATAACAAAATAATATTGAACGGATGTCTTGATCAGTTTAAGACTAACAATGAGTTAACAACAAATGACAGCAAAACATTTGAATTGTTTAGCTTAACAGAAATCACTAAATCATTTGATTTGACATTTGAGGACATCGACAATTCAATTGTAGATGGTGGAAATGACGGTGGAATTGACTCCATTATCGTTTTAGCTGATGATATTTATCAAGAGACTGTCGAAGATCTTGAAGATATTGCATTTTCGCATAAAACAGGTCTGACAATCATTATCTCTCAATGCAAAAAAGAGAATTCATTCAAAGAGTCTGCTATTGACAAACTGATAACCACATTACCAGAATTATTTAATCTAGAAAAAAGTGAAGATGCTCTTTTAGTTCGTTTTAACTCAGACATTGTAGAAAAGGGATTGTTGGCAAGAGATGCTTGGAAAAAGTGCTCTATTAGCGGTGGTAAGCTTAAAGTCATCTTTAAATACTGCTGCAATGCAGAGTCTATAGAAGTGAATGGTGCATATGAATCTAAGATCGAACAACTTAAAGAACTTGCAAATAATTTATTCATAGGTGCGGAAACAGACTATGTAAATTATAGCTGCCAGGAATTGCTTAAACTGTATCAGACTCACAGAAATCAAAGATTATCTCTCACATTCAAAGAGTCTCCTTTGTCAACCAATTATGCTGATTTTGGTATTGGGTACGTTGGAACTGTCAATCTAAGCGACTATAAGTTGTTTTTAACAGATGAAGACGGCACTATCCGGGATGATCTTTTCGAAAGTAATATCCGCCATTTTCAAGGTATGGTGGATGTAAACAAGAAAATAAAAAAGACTATTATAAATCCGGATCAGAAAGATTTCTGGTGGTTAAATAATGGAATAACAATAATAGCAAACAACCCCACTCAAGTTGGAAAAACATTATCAATTGATAATGTACAAATTGTTAATGGTTTGCAAACATCCTATTCAATTTATAATAACCACAAAGGTGATACTGATGATATCCGATCTGTATTGGTTAAAGTGATAATCAATGAGGATAAAGAAACTATTGATCACATAATTGCGTCAACCAACAGTCAAAATCCTGTTTCAGCAGCCTTGTTAAGGGCAACAGATGATGTGCAAAGAGATATAGAATTATTTTTCTTGAATTTAGGTTATTTTTATGATCGTAGAAAGAATTATTATAAAAACCAGGGTAAGGCGGCCAATAGGATATTCAGCATACAGACTGCTGCTCAATCCATAGAATCTATTATTTACGGAAATCCACATACTGCACGGTCAAAGCCTACATCATTAATCAAGGATGACAGCACCTATGACCGAATTTTCGATTCTAGCAAAAGCTTTAATTCCTATCTAAATTGCTGCCTAATTCTAAAAAAGACCAACGAGTTTTGGGGTAATTTAACAGACACAGCACTCAAGACTATTATTGCAAACTTCAAGTTACATCTTTCAAGGATAGCCACCTCCTTCATATTGGGGAAGTCGAGTTATACTATTGATGAACTCGAAACAACTGACTTGAAAACTTATGATGAAGAACTATTTGGACAAACTGTCATGTTATTAATTGACGCCATCAACGCGTATCAAGAAACCAATCAAGGTGCAAATTTGATTAACATGGCTAAGGCCAGAGGATTAACCAATGGAATTACTGCTAAATTATCCCACAAATTCCAATAA
- a CDS encoding GIY-YIG nuclease family protein, with product MNKQFYVYIMTNKHNRVLYTGVTNNLQRRIYEHKGKLVKGFTTKYNINKLVYYEVFEDSYNAISREKQIKAGSRKKKLVLIETMNPEWKDLYDEL from the coding sequence ATGAACAAACAGTTTTATGTTTACATAATGACAAACAAGCACAATCGGGTGCTTTATACAGGTGTTACTAATAATCTTCAACGAAGAATTTATGAACATAAGGGAAAATTGGTTAAGGGGTTTACAACTAAATATAATATCAACAAGCTTGTTTATTATGAGGTTTTTGAAGACAGCTATAATGCTATTTCCAGAGAGAAGCAGATAAAAGCAGGATCGAGAAAGAAGAAGCTGGTTTTGATAGAAACAATGAATCCTGAGTGGAAAGATTTGTATGATGAATTATAG
- the speB gene encoding agmatinase: MAERLFPFGPEEIEHCNYEDCRVAILPIPYEGTVSYGGGTSKGPAALLKASANLEYYDEELDQDTCDIGIHTLPPVDIAATPAAMMENIREAALKPVKDGKFLCAIGGEHSVTKGILDALIEQRGKDFGVLQLDAHADLRDKYDGSPHSHACIMRRVHDMGLPYAQAGIRSMSREDADFVKKNKRKIFFARDMQGDASWMDEILVGLPERIFITIDIDCLDPSIMPSTGTPEPGGLDWHTTTAFLKKVAQEKEVIGFDLVELAPIEGINAPDFLAAKLVYRLLGYIFKV, from the coding sequence GTGGCTGAGAGATTATTCCCTTTTGGACCCGAAGAAATAGAGCATTGCAACTATGAAGACTGCCGCGTTGCCATCCTGCCCATACCCTACGAAGGAACTGTAAGTTACGGCGGCGGCACATCTAAAGGTCCCGCCGCTCTTCTCAAAGCTTCAGCCAATCTCGAATATTACGACGAAGAACTGGACCAGGACACCTGTGACATAGGTATTCATACCCTGCCACCTGTCGATATTGCAGCAACACCTGCGGCAATGATGGAAAATATCAGGGAAGCGGCGCTTAAGCCGGTTAAAGACGGTAAGTTTCTCTGTGCAATCGGTGGGGAACATTCCGTGACAAAGGGCATTCTCGATGCCCTTATTGAACAGAGAGGCAAGGATTTTGGGGTTCTCCAGCTTGATGCCCATGCCGACCTGCGGGATAAATATGATGGTTCCCCCCATTCTCATGCCTGTATTATGAGACGTGTTCATGATATGGGGCTGCCCTATGCACAGGCAGGGATCCGTTCCATGTCACGGGAAGATGCTGATTTTGTTAAAAAGAATAAGAGAAAAATCTTTTTTGCAAGGGACATGCAGGGTGATGCTTCCTGGATGGATGAAATCCTCGTAGGGCTTCCGGAAAGAATCTTCATTACCATCGATATTGACTGCCTGGACCCTTCCATTATGCCATCAACGGGAACGCCTGAACCGGGGGGCCTTGACTGGCATACAACAACGGCCTTTCTCAAAAAAGTGGCACAGGAAAAAGAGGTTATCGGTTTTGACCTTGTTGAACTGGCTCCTATTGAAGGGATTAATGCGCCTGATTTTCTTGCGGCTAAGCTTGTTTACAGGTTGTTGGGGTATATATTTAAAGTCTAA
- a CDS encoding arginine decarboxylase, pyruvoyl-dependent: protein MLVPKMAYLTKGVGKHKEKLTSFEMALRDAGIAAQNLVRVSSIFPPNCKMISRKKGEAMLRPGQILFVVLSEQATNEPNRLIAASVGVALPHDRSTHGYLSEHHSYGENERKAGDYAEDLAATMLATTLGIDFDPDKAWDEREEVFKMSGKIVDTRNLTQTATGDKAGNWTTVVSAAVLIMEWMEPK, encoded by the coding sequence ATGCTCGTACCTAAAATGGCATACCTTACAAAAGGGGTGGGGAAACACAAAGAAAAGCTGACCAGCTTTGAAATGGCTCTTAGAGACGCCGGGATCGCTGCTCAGAACCTTGTTCGCGTATCCAGTATATTTCCGCCCAATTGTAAAATGATATCGAGAAAAAAGGGTGAAGCCATGCTGAGGCCCGGACAGATCCTTTTCGTTGTTCTTTCCGAGCAAGCCACGAACGAACCTAACAGGCTTATTGCAGCTTCGGTGGGCGTTGCCTTGCCTCATGACAGATCGACTCACGGATATCTTTCGGAACATCATTCATACGGTGAGAATGAAAGAAAAGCCGGTGATTATGCTGAAGATCTGGCCGCTACCATGCTGGCCACCACACTCGGCATTGACTTCGATCCAGACAAAGCATGGGATGAAAGAGAAGAGGTATTCAAAATGTCGGGGAAAATCGTCGATACAAGAAACCTCACCCAGACAGCAACCGGTGATAAAGCAGGCAACTGGACTACCGTAGTTTCTGCGGCCGTTCTCATCATGGAGTGGATGGAGCCCAAATAG
- a CDS encoding DEAD/DEAH box helicase: protein MKFNELKINAYVMKGIEEAGYSECTPIQEMTLPVSLSGKDVAGQAQTGTGKTAAFLLATFSRLLESDKEKKFAENPRALILAPTRELVAQIEKDARLLGGYAGLKVVAVYGGVDYDKQRQSLKEGVDVLIGTPGRFIDYLKQKVFNLKDIEIMILDEADRMFDMGFIKDIRFIMRRLPPYYKRQTMLFSATLSTRVKELAYEHMNNPEYFYITPDQVTAEKVEQCIYNVSKKEKLSLFLGLLKKDGWQKTVVFINTKREGEALEARLAWNGYKCGIISGDIPQKKRMRILEGFKQGEIPILIATDVASRGIHIEGVTHVLNYDIPQDPEDYVHRIGRTARAGAEGKAVSFACEDYAVYLEGIEELIGMKIPIEWAEDDMFEPEREGSPPPKFKKHDMRSKRPHDRREGHARKHQRRSKGGSGRSGGKQNK from the coding sequence TTGAAATTTAATGAACTGAAAATAAACGCCTATGTAATGAAGGGGATAGAGGAAGCGGGCTATAGCGAATGCACCCCCATTCAGGAGATGACTTTGCCCGTATCGCTTTCCGGTAAAGATGTTGCCGGTCAGGCCCAGACGGGGACAGGGAAAACGGCGGCCTTTTTGCTGGCAACGTTTTCAAGACTTCTTGAGTCTGATAAGGAAAAAAAGTTTGCTGAAAATCCACGGGCTCTCATCCTGGCGCCCACAAGAGAACTTGTGGCTCAGATAGAAAAGGACGCCAGGCTTTTAGGCGGTTATGCGGGCCTAAAGGTTGTCGCTGTTTATGGCGGCGTAGATTATGACAAGCAGCGCCAGAGCCTGAAGGAAGGTGTTGATGTCCTTATCGGTACGCCGGGTCGCTTTATTGATTATCTGAAACAGAAGGTTTTTAATCTGAAAGATATTGAAATTATGATCCTCGATGAAGCGGACAGGATGTTCGATATGGGCTTTATCAAGGACATACGTTTTATCATGAGGCGGCTCCCTCCTTATTACAAGCGTCAGACAATGCTTTTTTCGGCTACTCTTTCAACAAGGGTTAAAGAGCTGGCCTATGAACATATGAACAATCCTGAATATTTCTATATTACGCCGGACCAGGTGACGGCGGAAAAGGTTGAACAGTGCATTTATAATGTTTCCAAAAAGGAGAAGCTCAGCCTTTTCCTGGGGTTATTGAAAAAAGATGGCTGGCAAAAGACGGTTGTTTTTATTAATACCAAAAGAGAAGGGGAAGCGCTGGAAGCGAGGCTTGCCTGGAATGGTTACAAATGTGGTATTATTTCAGGAGATATCCCGCAGAAAAAGCGTATGCGCATTCTTGAAGGCTTTAAACAGGGGGAAATTCCTATTCTTATCGCCACCGACGTTGCCTCCCGCGGAATTCACATAGAGGGTGTTACCCATGTTTTAAATTATGATATCCCCCAGGATCCGGAAGATTACGTCCATCGTATTGGAAGGACGGCCAGGGCCGGAGCGGAAGGTAAAGCCGTCTCCTTTGCCTGTGAAGATTATGCCGTATATCTTGAAGGCATTGAGGAACTGATCGGTATGAAAATCCCTATTGAGTGGGCTGAAGACGATATGTTTGAGCCTGAAAGGGAAGGGAGCCCACCGCCAAAATTTAAAAAACATGATATGCGGAGCAAGCGGCCCCATGACAGGCGAGAAGGTCATGCAAGAAAACATCAGAGACGATCAAAGGGCGGGTCCGGCAGAAGTGGTGGAAAGCAAAATAAGTAA